One window of Microtus pennsylvanicus isolate mMicPen1 chromosome X, mMicPen1.hap1, whole genome shotgun sequence genomic DNA carries:
- the Hcfc1 gene encoding host cell factor 1 isoform X5, translating into MASAVSPANLPAVLLQPRWKRVVGWSGPVPRPRHGHRAVAIKELIVVFGGGNEGIVDELHVYNTATNQWFIPAVRGDIPPGCAAYGFVCDGTRLLVFGGMVEYGKYSNDLYELQASRWEWKRLKAKTPKNGPPPCPRLGHSFSLVGNKCYLFGGLANDSEDPKNNIPRYLNDLYILELRPGSGVVAWDIPITYGVLPPPRESHTAVVYTEKDNKKSKLVIYGGMSGCRLGDLWTLDIETLTWNKPSLSGVAPLPRSLHSATTIGNKMYVFGGWVPLVMDDVKVATHEKEWKCTNTLACLNLDTMAWETILMDTLEDNIPRARAGHCAVAINTRLYIWSGRDGYRKAWNNQVCCKDLWYLETEKPPPPARVQLVRANTNSLEVSWGAVATADSYLLQLQKYDIPATAATATSPTPNPVPSVPANPPKSPAPAAAAPAVQPLTQVGITLVPQAATAPPSTTTIQVLPTVPGSSISVPTAARTQGVPTVLKVTGPQATTGTPLVTMRPASQTGKAPVTVTSLPASVRMVVPTQSAQGTVSNPATRMLKTAAAQVGTSVSSAANTSTRPIITVHKSGTVTVAQQAQVVTTVVGGVTKTITLVKSPISVPGGSALISNLGKVMSVVQTKPVQTSAVTGQASTGPVTQIIQTKGPLPAGTILKLVTSADGKPTTIITTTQASGAGTKPTILGISSVSPSTTKPGTTTIIKTIPMSAIITQAGATGVTSSPGIKSPITIITTKVMTSGTGAPAKIITAVPKIAAGHGQQGVTQVVLKGAPGQPGTILRTVPMGGVRLVTPVTVSAVKPAVTTLVVKGTTGVTTLGTVTGTVSTSLAGAGAHSTSASLATPITTLGTIATLSSQVINPTAITVSAAQTTLTAAGGLTTPTITMQPVSQPTQVTLITAPSGVEAQPVHDLPVSILASPTTEQPTATVTIADSGQGDVQPGTVTLVCSNPPCETHETGTTNTATTTVVANLGGHPQPTQVQFVCDRQEAAASLVTSAVGQQNGNVVRVCSNPPCETHETGTTNTATTATSNMAGQHGCSNPPCETHETGTTSTATTAMSSMGTGQQRDTRRASSTPTVVRITVAPGALERAQGTVKPQCQTQQTSMTSTTMTVQATGAPCPAGPLLRPSVALEAGSHSPAFVQLTLPNVRIGLSGPSSKDMPTGHQLETYQTYTTNTPTTALSIMGTGELGTAQVAPTSIYESLQASSPSSTMTMTALEALLCPSATVTQVCSNPPCETHETGTTNTATTSNAGSAQRVCSNPPCETHETGTTHTATTATSNGGAGQPEGGQQPTSGHPCETHQTTSTGTTMSVSVGALLPDATSSRGTLESGLEVVAVPTVTSPAGATLLASFPTQRVCSNPPCETHETGTTHTATTVTSNMSSNQDPPPAASDQGEVVNTQGDSANITSASGITTTVSSTLPRAVTTVTQSTPVPGPSVPNISSLTETTPGALTSEVPIPATITVTIANTETSDMPFSAVDILQPPEELQVSPGPRQQLPPRQLLQSASTPLMGESAEVLSASQTPELQAAVDLSSTGDPSSGQEPTSSAVVATVVVQPPPPTQSEVDQLSLPQELMAEAQAGTTTLMVTGLTPEELAVTAAAEAAAQAAATEEAQALAIQAVLQAAQQAVMAGTGEPMDTSEAAAAVTQAELGHLSAEAQEGQATTIPIVLTQQELAALVQQQQQLQEAQAQQQQHLPTEALAPADSLNDPSIESNCLNELASAVPSTVALLPSTATDSLAPSNTFVAPQPVVVASPAKMQAAATLTEVANGIESLGVKPDLPPPPSKAPVKKENQWFDVGVIKGTSVMVTHYFLPPDDAVQSDDDSGTVPDYNQLKKQELQPGTAYKFRVAGINACGRGPFSEISAFKTCLPGFPGAPCAIKISKSPDGAHLTWEPPSVTSGKIIEYSVYLAIQSSQAGGEPKSSTPAQLAFMRVYCGPSPSCLVQSSSLSNAHIDYTTKPAIIFRIAARNEKGYGPATQVRWLQETSKDSSGTKPASKRPMSSPEMKSAPKKSKADGQ; encoded by the exons ATGGCTTCGGCTGTGTCCCCTGCCAACTTGCCGGCGGTGCTTCTGCAGCCCCGCTGGAAGCGAGTGGTGGGTTGGTCGGGTCCAGTGCCCCGACCCCGCCACGGCCACCGTGCCGTGGCTATCAAGGAGCTCATAGTGGTGTTTGGCGGCGGCAATGAAGGGATAGTGGACGAACTGCACGTGTACAACACTG cAACCAACCAGTGGTTCATCCCAGCTGTGAGAGGGGATATCCCTCCAGGATGTGCAGCCTATGGCTTTGTGTGTGATGGTACTCGCCTACTGGTGTTTGGTGGAATGGTGGAGTATGGAAAATACAGCAATGACCTCTATGAACTCCAG GCTAGTCGCTGGGAGTGGAAGAGACTGAAAGCAAAGACGCCCAAAAATGGGCCTCCTCCATGTCCTCGGCTTGGACACAGCTTCTCCCTTGTGGGCAACAAATGCTATCTATTTGGGGGTCTAGCCAATGATAGTGAGGACCCCAAGAACAACATTCCGAG GTACCTGAATGACTTATATATACTAGAACTACGACCAGGCTCTGGAGTGGTAGCTTGGGACATCCCCATCACTTACGGAGTCCTGCCTCCACCTCGGGAGTCACATACTGCCGTGGTCTACACTGAAAAAGATAACAAGAAATCAAAGCTGGTGATCTATGGAGGGATGAGTGGCTGCAGGCTAGGGGACCTTTGGACTCTGGATATCG AGACACTGACATGGAATAAACCCAGCCTTAGTGGGGTGGCACCCCTTCCTCGAAGCCTTCACTCTGCAACCACCATAGGAAACAA AATGTATGTATTTGGTGGCTGGGTGCCTCTTGTCATGGACGATGTCAAAGTGGCCACACACGAGAAGGAGTGGAAGTGTACCAACACGCTGGCTTGTCTCAACCTGG ATACCATGGCCTGGGAAACTATCCTGATGGATACACTGGAAGACAACATTCCTCGAGCTCGAGCTGGTCACTGTGCTGTTGCCATCAATACTCGCTTATACATTTGGAGTGGCCGTGATGGCTACCGCAAGGCCTGGAACAACCAGGTCTGTTGCAAGGACCTGTGGTATTTGGAGACAG AAAAGCCACCACCCCCAGCCCGAGTACAACTAGTACGAGCCAACACCAACTCACTGGAGGTTAGCTGGGGTGCAGTAGCAACAGCCGACAGTTACCTTCTGCAGCTCCAGAAATACGACATTCCTGCCACGGCTGCTACGGCCACCTCCCCCACTCCCAATCCAGTTCCATCTGTGCCTGCCAACCCTCCCAAGAGCCCTGCACCAGCTGCAGCTGCACCTGCTGTACAGCCACTGACCCAAGTCGGCATCACACTTGTGCCCCAGGCTGCCACTGCACCCCCAAGCACTACCACCATCCAGGTCTTGCCAACAGTACCAGGCAGCTCCATTTCTGTGCCCACTGCAGCCAGGACTCAAG GTGTCCCTACTGTTCTCAAAGTGACTGGTCCTCAGGCTACAACAGGAACCCCACTGGTTACCATGAGACCTGCCAGCCAGACTGGAAAAGCCCCTGTCACTGTGACCTCCTTGCCTGCTAGTGTGCGAATGGTTGTGCCCACACAGAGTGCCCAGGGGACG gTGAGCAATCCAGCCACTCGTATGCTAAAGACTGCAGCTGCCCAAGTGGGGAcatctgtgtcctctgctgccaaCACATCTACCCGCCCTATCATCACGGTACACAAATCAGGCACTGTGACGGTGGCCCAGCAAGCCCAGGTGGTGACCACAGTGGTAGGCGGAGTCACCAAGACCATCACCCTAGTGAAGAGCCCCATCTCTGTCCCAGGAGGCAGTGCTCTG atTTCCAATCTGGGAAAAGTGATGTCAGTGGTCCAGACCAAACCAGTTCAGACTTCAGCAGTCACAGGTCAAGCCTCTACAGGCCCTGTGACTCAGATCATCCAG ACCAAAGGGCCTCTGCCAGCAGGGACTATCCTGAAGCTGGTGACATCAGCAGATGGCAAGCCTAcaaccatcattaccaccacgcAGGCTAGTGGAGCAGGGACCAAGCCTACCATCCTGGGCATCAGTAGTGTCTCTCCCAGCACCACCAAACCTGGCACGACTACTATCATCAAGACCATTCCCATGTCAGCCATTATCACCCAGGCAGGCGCCACAG GTGTTACCAGCAGTCCTGGCATTAAGTCCCCTATCACAATTATCACCACCAAGGTAATGACTTCTGGAACAGGAGCACCTGCGAAAATCATAACTGCTGTCCCCAAGATTGCTGCTGGTCATGGACAGCAAGGAGTGACCCAG GTGGTGCTAAAGGGGGCCCCTGGACAGCCAGGCACCATCCTCCGCACTGTGCCCATGGGTGGCGTTCGCCTGGTCACCCCTGTCACCGTCTCCGCTGTCAAGCCAGCTGTCACAACATTGGTTGTGAAGGGCACCACAG GTGTCACAACCCTAGGCACAGTGACAGGCACTGTCTCTACCAGCCTTGCAGGAGCTGGGGCCCATAGCACCAGTGCCTCTCTGGCCACACCTATTACCACCCTGGGCACCATTGCCACTCTTTCAAGCCAGGTCATCAACCCTACTGCCATCACAGTATCAGCTGCACAGACCACATTGACAGCTGCTGGTGGCCTTACCACACCCACAATCACAATGCAG CCTGTCTCCCAGCCTACCCAGGTGACTCTGATCACAGCACCCAGTGGGGTTGAGGCCCAGCCTGTGCATGACCTTCCTGTGTCCATTTTGGCCTCACCTACTACAGAGCAACCCACGGCAACAGTCACCATCGCTGACTCGGGCCAGGGTGATGTACAGCCTGGCACTGTAACACTGGTGTGCTCCAACCCACCCTGTGAAACCCATGAAACAGGCACCACCAACACAGCCACTACCACTGTTGTGGCTAACCTTGGGGGACATCCCCAGCCCACCCAGGTACAATTTGTTTGTGACAGACAGGAGGCAGCTGCTTCTCTTGTGACCTCAGCTGTGGGACAACAGAATGGTAATGTGGTCCGTGTCTGTTCAAACCCCCCCTGTGAGACCCATGAAACAGGTACCACCAACACTGCCACAACAGCCACCTCCAACATGGCTGGGCAGCATGGCTGCTCCAACCCCCCCTGCGAGACTCATGagacaggcaccaccagcactgcCACTACAGCAATGTCCAGCATGGGTACTGGGCAGCAGCGAGACACTCGTCGTGCCTCTAGCACCCCTACTGTAGTGCGGATCACTGTGGCTCCTGGGGCATTGGAGAGAGCCCAGGGTACTGTGAAGCCTCAGTGCCAAACACAGCAGACCAGTATGACCAGCACCACCATGACTGTGCAGGCCACCGGAGCTCCGTGCCCAGCTGGCCCACTGCTTAGGCCAAGTGTGGCACTGGAGGCTGGGAGCCACAGCCCTGCCTTTGTGCAGCTAACCCTTCCAAATGTTAGAATTGGGCTGAGTGGCCCCAGCAGCAAGGACATGCCCACAGGGCACCAGCTAGAGACATATCAGACTTATACAACCAATACCCCAACCACAGCCCTCTCTATCATGGGTACTGGGGAGCTTGGTACAGCTCAGGTGGCCCCCACATCTATATACGAGAGCCTCCAGGCAAGCTCTCCCAGCAGCACCATGACTATGACAGCCCTAGAGGCATTGCTGTGCCCTTCAGCTACCGTGACCCAAGTCTGCTCCAACCCACCGTGTGAAACCCATGAGACGGGGACCACCAACACTGCCACTACCTCCAATGCGGGCAGTGCCCAGCGGGTATGCTCCAACCCACCTTGTGAGACTCATGAGACGGGAACCACACATACAGCCACCACTGCCACATCAAATGGAGGTGCAGGCCAGCCTGAAGGTGGACAACAGCCCACCAGTGGCCATCCCTGTGAAACACACCAGACGACTTCTACTGGCACCACTATGTCAGTCAGTGTGGGTGCCCTGCTTCCTGATGCCACTTCCTCTCGTGGAACCCTGGAATCTGGCTTAGAGGTGGTAGCAGTGCCCACCGTCACCTCTCCGGCTGGTGCCACATTGCTGGCTTCTTTCCCAACACAGAGGGTATGCTCCAACCCTCCTTGCGAGACCCATGAgacaggcaccacacacacagccaccactGTCACCTCTAACATGAGCTCAAACCAAG ATCCTCCACCAGCTGCCAGTGATCAGGGAGAGGTGGTGAACACCCAAGGTGACAGTGCAAACATCACCAGCGCCAGTGGCATCACAACAACTGTGTCCTCCACACTGCCACGAGCAGTGACCACTGTGACACAGTCTACACCAGTCCCAGGTCCCTCTGTGCCG AACATCTCATCACTGACTGAGACTACCCCAGGGGCTCTGACTTCCGAAGTCCCCATTCCAGCCACGATAACAGTGACCATAGCCAACACAGAAACTTCTGACATGCCCTTCTCTGCTGTTGACATCCTGCAGCCCCCAGAGGAACTCCAGGTCTCACCAGGGCCTCGCCAGCAGCTGCCACCACGGCAACTCCTGCAGTCTGCCTCCACCCCCCTGATGGGGGAGTCCGCCGAGGTCCTGTCAGCCTCCCAGACCCCTGAGCTCCAGGCCGCCGTGGATCTGAGCAGCACTGGGGACCCATCTTCAGGCCAGGAGCCTACCAGCTCTGCTGTCGTGGCCACTGTGGTGGTCCAGCCACCCCCACCCACACAGTCTGAAGTAGACCAGTTATCACTTCCCCAAGAGCTGATGGCTGAGGCCCAGGCGGGCACCACCACCCTTATGGTAACAGGGCTCACCCCAGAGGAGCTGGCTGTGACTGCTGCTGCAGAAGCAGCTGCCCAAGCTGCAGCCACTGAAGAAGCTCAAGCCTTGGCCATCCAGGCCGTGCTCCAGGCTGCACAGCAGGCTGTCATGG CAGGCACTGGGGAGCCCATGGATACatctgaagcagcagcagcagtgacaCAAGCAGAGTTGGGCCACCTTTCAGCTGAGGCACAAGAGGGTCAGGCCACCACCATACCCATTGTGCTGACACAGCAGGAGCTTGCAGCCCtggtgcagcagcagcagcagctccaggaGGCTCAagcccagcagcagcaacacctCCCTACTGAGGCTCTGGCTCCAGCTGACAGTCTCAATGACCCATCCATCGAGAGCAACTGCCTCAATGAGCTAGCTAGTGCTGTCCCTAGCACTGTGGCCTTGCTACCCTCAACAGCCACTGACA GCCTTGCTCCATCCAACACATTTGTGGCTCCACAGCCTGTTGTTGTAGCCAGCCCAGCGAAGATGCAGGCTGCGGCTACCCTAACTGAAGTAGCCAATGGCATCGAGTCCCTGGGTGTG AAACCGGACTTGCCACCTCCACCCAGCAAAGCCCCTGTGAAAAAGGAGAACCAGTGGTTTGATGTGGGGGTCATTAAGGGTACCAGTGTAATGGTAACACACTATTTCCTGCCACCAGATGATGCTGTTCAGTCAGAT GATGACTCAGGCACAGTCCCAGACTATAACCAGCTGAAGAAGCAGGAGCTACAGCCAGGCACTGCCTATAAATTTCGTGTTGCCGGAATCAATGCTTGTGGCCGGGGGCCCTTTAGTGAGATCTCAGCCTTTAAGACCTGTCTGCCTGGTTTCCCAGGGGCTCCTTGTGCCATTAAAATCAGCAAG AGCCCAGATGGTGCTCACCTCACCTGGGAACCACCGTCTGTGACCTCCGGCAAGATCATCGAGTACTCTGTGTACCTGGCCATCCAGAGCTCACAGGCTGGTGGTGAGCCCAAgagctccaccccagcccagctAGCCTTCATGCGAGTGTACTGTGGGCCTAGCCCTTCCTGCCTTGTGCAGTCCTCCAGCCTCTCCAATGCCCACATTGACTACACCACCAAGCCTGCCATCATCTTCCGCATTGCTGCCCGCAATGAAAAGGGCTACGGCCCCGCTACACAAGTGAGGTGGTTGCAAG AAACCAGTAAAGACAGCTCGGGCACCAAGCCGGCCAGCAAGCGACCCATGTCGTCTCCAGAAAT GAAATCTGCTCCAAAGAAGTCTAAGGCTGATGGTCAGTGA